The window ACTACCGGGACAGCTACCGGCAGGGCTGAGCGGGCAGGGCCGGACCCGCTACCGTGGGGGCATGGTCCGGCCGATCAGCTACGCGCCGGAGGTCGTCGACCTGGTCGACGGCCTCCCGCTCGGTGTCGTGACCATCTCTCCGACCCGCTCCGACGACGGCCGCGAGCGGATGATCGACGTACTTCGTGCCGGTGGACTGCGGTTCCGCGACGGCGCGCGATGGCGTTCGGCTCACTGAGCCGACCCTGACCGACCCGGGATGACATCCCCGGTCGACGCGCGCCCGCGCACACCTCGTCCACCAGGCACGAAAGGCGTACCACCATGTCCGTTGCACGGATGCTCACCGGGGACCGCCCCACCGGGCGGCTGCACCTCGGCCACTACGTCGGCAGCATCGCCAACCGGGTGCGGCTGCACCAGCGCTACGAGAGCTTCTTCATCATCGCCGACCTGCACATGCTCACCACGCGGAACACCCGCGAGGACATCGAGCGGGTCGCCGGCAACGCCCGGGAGATGGTCACCGACATCCTGGCCGCCGGCGTCGACCCGCAGCGCGCCACCTTCTACCTCCAGTCGGCCATCCCGGAGGTCGGCGACCTGAACACCCTCTTCCAGAACCTGGTCACGGTGCCCCGGCTGGAACGCGTGCCCTCGCTCAAGGACATGGCTCGCGACGCCGGCAAGGAGGAGATGCCCTACGGCCTGCTCGGGTACCCGGTGCTCCAGGCCGCCGACATCCTCTGCGTCAAGGGGCAGGTCGTACCGGTCGGCAAGGACAACGCGGCGCACGTGGAGGTGACGCGGGAGATCGCCCGGCGCTTCAACCACCTCTACGGGGAGGTGTTCCCCGTGCCGGAGACGATCGCGTCCGAGACGCCCACCCTGGTCGGCACGGACGGCCGGGCGAAGATGAGCAAGAGCCTGGGCAACGCGATCGCGCTCTCCGCCGATCCGGCGACGGTCCGCCGCGCGGTGCTCGGCATGTACACCGACCCGAACCGGATCCGCGCCGACGTGCCCGGCACCGTCGAGGGGAACCCGGTCTTCGCGTACCACGACATCTTCAACCCCGACCGGGCGCAGGTCGACGACCTCAAGGAGCGCTACCGGGCCGGGCGGGTCGGCGACGTGGAGGTGAAGGAGAAACTGGTCGTCGCGCTCGACCGGTTCCTGGACCCGATCCGGGAACGCCGGGCCCGGATCGAGGCCGAGCCCGGGCTGGTCGACCAGTTGATCTTCGAGGGCACGGAGCGGACCCGCCACGAGGTGCGGCAGACGCTCGTCGAGGTCCGCCGGGCGATGGGGCTGACCAGCGCGTACACGCAGGTGCGCCGCCGGGCCGAGCGGCACCGCAAGGCCACGGCCACGCCAGCCTGAGCGGTCGTACGACCGGCCCGGGACGGGGAATGAGCTCCGGCACCGGGCCGGTTCGTGCGGAGCGGTCGCAGCGGGATGAATGAGTGGCTCCGGGCGGGGCAACTGGAACACCATGGGCGTGGTCCGGTACGAGGCGGTGCTGCCGGTCGTCGACGAGCTGGACCAGCTCGTCGACCTGCTGCGCAAGGCGGCCCCGGGTGAGCAGCTGTACGTCCGGTGGTCCCGCGGGCCGGGCGTCGACCTGTCCGGCGAGCACGGGTCGGGGCAGTCCAGCAAGGACGCGCTGACCGGCATCGACCTGCCCGGCCTCTCCGCCAATCCGCTCGCCGTCGAG is drawn from Micromonospora sp. NBC_01740 and contains these coding sequences:
- the trpS gene encoding tryptophan--tRNA ligase, translated to MSVARMLTGDRPTGRLHLGHYVGSIANRVRLHQRYESFFIIADLHMLTTRNTREDIERVAGNAREMVTDILAAGVDPQRATFYLQSAIPEVGDLNTLFQNLVTVPRLERVPSLKDMARDAGKEEMPYGLLGYPVLQAADILCVKGQVVPVGKDNAAHVEVTREIARRFNHLYGEVFPVPETIASETPTLVGTDGRAKMSKSLGNAIALSADPATVRRAVLGMYTDPNRIRADVPGTVEGNPVFAYHDIFNPDRAQVDDLKERYRAGRVGDVEVKEKLVVALDRFLDPIRERRARIEAEPGLVDQLIFEGTERTRHEVRQTLVEVRRAMGLTSAYTQVRRRAERHRKATATPA